One genomic window of Salmo salar chromosome ssa12, Ssal_v3.1, whole genome shotgun sequence includes the following:
- the LOC106565114 gene encoding transmembrane protein 263: protein MVKNVNATPEPQPEGCLVEEEPELTESQPTADEGKDAGKEHPVAQPGMIWRVGGGLFRASKTVVGATVGGVAWLGGKSLEYTKSAVTSVPSMSVGLVKGVAEGVSSVAGGVSSVGSTVAGKVPFRAKTKDKAE, encoded by the exons ATGGTGAAG AACGTGAACGCCACCCCAGAGCCCCAGCCTGAAGGTTGTCTCGTGGAAGAAGAACCTGAGCTTACTGAAAGCCAGCCCACAGCAG atgAGGGGAAGGATGCAGGTAAGGAGCACCCCGTGGCCCAGCCGGGCATGATCTGGCGGGTTGGGGGTGGCCTGTTCCGTGCCAGTAAAACTGTGGTGGGCGCCACGGTAGGAGGAGTTGCCTGGCTCGGCGGGAAGAGTCTGGAGTACACTAAATCAGCAGTAACTTCAGTCCCCTCAATGAGCGTCGGCCTGGTGAAAGGGGTCGCCGAGGGCGTGTCATCGGTCGCCGGGGGTGTGTCATCAGTGGGTTCCACGGTAGCTGGCAAAGTTCCGTTCAGAGCCAAGACAAAGGACAAGGCAGAGTGA